In one Candidatus Zixiibacteriota bacterium genomic region, the following are encoded:
- a CDS encoding T9SS type A sorting domain-containing protein, with protein MRYIKYAVIAVSLLLVGTVGLSWAQMSGVSYSLTGGVPVGGGGLSGSTNYNLCGSVPLAGGEILGSSNYNMAGGNAAIFGAGSAFNADYDGALVQTVAIGDRTLTVLHSTGAGTVSGSFFYRQGGQTSYSTAAMSVSDAQTLIYELDESLLTIRGLEYYFVITDGSDVVNIGNAAEPYTFRTQLTNEQSQRPTALPSASSIRDYRIIAMPLVPTNNTAAAVFLDDLGAVDSTQWRLGNYNPSTAQVDEYPDAARVTPGQGFWLIARGGKTYGTPGTSVSPNAEYGGNSYFSVPLDSGWNQLANPFPFNVAWSEVVFADGADTVGHISSVLEDNIYRYTGSGYQLVTVIPAWEGVFVNIKKDGIKALIRFHETSLTPKAMPPKLPEKTSDCWTANLRLDIDGLLDDYNQLGVRSDAAEGIDLYDYSEPPTVPGGPSLAFAIGDNTTGLKRTDFRPPFTDGAVWEIVVTNPAGGKLTVSGLDQIPSDMSAWLVTGTGNPIRLEEGTSVNLTAEMISARLIIGTREYVEGHENELLPARFVLEQNVPNPFNPITDISFALPDPGRVRLEIFNILGQSVRLLVDEDLPAGRHLIRWNGRDDVGTEVASGIYFYRVDYGNLSQTRKMIMIK; from the coding sequence ATGAGATATATTAAATACGCAGTTATTGCCGTATCTCTTCTCCTGGTCGGGACGGTCGGTCTTTCATGGGCGCAGATGTCGGGAGTGTCGTATTCCCTGACCGGCGGGGTGCCGGTCGGCGGCGGAGGCTTGTCCGGCTCGACGAATTATAATTTGTGCGGGTCGGTCCCCCTGGCCGGAGGAGAAATATTAGGCAGCAGTAATTATAATATGGCCGGCGGTAATGCCGCTATCTTCGGTGCCGGATCGGCTTTCAACGCCGATTACGACGGGGCCCTGGTGCAAACCGTGGCGATCGGCGACCGGACTCTGACCGTGCTTCACAGCACCGGAGCCGGGACCGTCAGCGGTTCGTTTTTCTACCGCCAGGGCGGCCAGACTTCGTACAGCACGGCCGCCATGTCCGTTTCGGATGCCCAGACACTCATCTATGAACTCGATGAAAGCCTGTTGACGATCCGGGGTCTGGAGTATTATTTCGTTATTACCGATGGATCCGATGTTGTCAATATCGGTAACGCCGCTGAACCGTATACCTTTCGGACACAATTAACCAACGAACAGTCCCAGCGGCCGACCGCTCTGCCGAGCGCCAGTTCTATCCGCGATTACCGGATTATCGCCATGCCGTTGGTGCCTACCAATAACACCGCGGCCGCGGTCTTTCTCGATGATCTCGGGGCCGTCGATTCGACCCAGTGGCGTCTGGGCAATTACAATCCTTCCACTGCTCAGGTGGATGAATATCCCGATGCGGCCCGCGTGACCCCCGGCCAGGGATTCTGGCTGATTGCCCGCGGCGGGAAAACTTATGGGACCCCCGGAACCTCGGTTAGTCCTAATGCCGAGTATGGTGGCAATAGCTATTTCAGTGTCCCGCTCGATTCCGGATGGAATCAGCTGGCTAATCCCTTCCCGTTCAATGTCGCCTGGAGCGAAGTGGTTTTTGCCGACGGGGCCGATACGGTCGGACATATTTCGAGCGTCCTGGAAGATAATATCTATCGCTATACCGGCAGCGGCTACCAACTGGTGACAGTTATTCCGGCCTGGGAAGGCGTTTTCGTTAATATCAAGAAGGACGGAATCAAGGCCTTAATCAGGTTTCATGAGACAAGCCTGACACCGAAAGCAATGCCCCCGAAATTACCGGAAAAGACCTCCGATTGCTGGACTGCCAATCTCCGGCTTGACATCGATGGTTTGTTAGACGATTACAATCAGCTCGGAGTGCGTTCCGATGCGGCCGAGGGGATTGATCTTTATGATTATTCGGAACCTCCGACCGTCCCCGGCGGGCCGTCCCTAGCTTTCGCAATCGGTGATAACACGACCGGACTCAAACGGACCGATTTTCGCCCGCCGTTTACCGATGGTGCTGTCTGGGAAATAGTCGTAACCAATCCTGCCGGTGGGAAATTAACCGTGTCCGGTCTGGATCAGATTCCTTCCGATATGAGCGCCTGGCTGGTGACCGGTACAGGAAACCCGATCAGACTCGAAGAAGGAACTTCCGTTAATCTGACCGCAGAGATGATTTCCGCCCGTTTGATAATCGGTACCAGGGAATATGTCGAGGGCCATGAGAACGAACTTCTGCCGGCCCGGTTTGTTCTTGAGCAGAATGTCCCCAATCCCTTCAATCCCATAACCGATATCAGCTTTGCTCTTCCCGATCCCGGCCGGGTGCGGCTCGAGATTTTCAATATCCTCGGGCAGTCGGTCAGGCTTCTGGTCGACGAGGACCTTCCGGCGGGAAGACATCTGATCAGGTGGAATGGACGTGATGATGTCGGGACGGAAGTTGCCAGCGGTATTTATTTCTACCGGGTCGATTATGGCAATTTGAGTCAAACCCGCAAAATGATAATGATTAAATAG
- a CDS encoding protein kinase: MSEQDDSTNLNDGQENSHDPLGIIGWEIGGKYIIRSHIGGGGFGEVYEGYNKHLTEQRLVFKFFKRVQSRDKFAKEAKILCMLDHPNISRVVDYLPDEGAVVVAYIDGRDGGQILREQGALDEETFLKVARGVTSAIAYAHEKKIAHRDIKPGNIMFDKRGQIYLIDFGIAKEIGGDATKTAYQALTPLFAAPERQTGEANYNPFLSDIYEVAITLFNFATDSLPYRNPANPDPSEWGGTASKKLSPELRRILKKATDPDPARRYSSAAEMAAEFKKLGQAFGGTEKKGRGFIIALALVTVLVVAAFVMRDEIRRLYEENFGRKEVATRTVTPPKRTSETPITIDSSAVIAGMTDSTATADSMAAVVPDTIKKEIEKPAVESSTPGTAVKTQVDTVTKKTAEESSKETITKPKEPVKEPVKQTPQEETKVVTPPAEKKPEPAVAKTDSVKTETTSVTKPPEKKPEPPSTIPLRLAISPRGDAVLTVNGIKGTPDSTFNIKPDEDINLVVVHTDYPILNKTVKLSAGDTRLAIDLSREYAGTDSVSLQIALAPPSDKHVVELSFNGRRHMLTEFPVLNLIKLQGWWNLNSSIFAIGADKKGEPRIDSLVVFPYGSGPHGATKGPSGRIKLGSTGGSGMATVPLVIFWSEK, translated from the coding sequence GTGTCAGAACAAGACGACAGCACCAATTTGAATGACGGCCAGGAAAACAGCCATGACCCGTTGGGCATTATAGGTTGGGAAATCGGCGGCAAATATATTATCCGTTCGCATATCGGCGGCGGCGGATTCGGCGAGGTGTATGAAGGCTATAACAAGCATCTTACCGAACAGCGGCTGGTTTTCAAGTTTTTCAAACGGGTCCAATCGCGCGACAAGTTCGCCAAGGAAGCCAAAATCCTCTGCATGCTCGATCATCCCAATATCTCACGGGTGGTCGATTACCTTCCCGATGAAGGGGCTGTCGTGGTGGCTTATATCGATGGCCGTGACGGCGGGCAGATTCTCCGGGAACAGGGAGCGCTGGACGAGGAGACTTTTCTGAAAGTGGCCCGCGGGGTAACCAGCGCCATTGCCTATGCCCATGAAAAGAAGATCGCCCACCGGGATATCAAGCCGGGCAATATCATGTTCGATAAACGGGGGCAGATTTACCTGATCGATTTCGGGATCGCCAAGGAAATCGGCGGCGATGCCACCAAAACCGCCTACCAGGCGCTGACACCGCTCTTTGCGGCCCCGGAACGCCAGACGGGGGAAGCCAATTATAATCCATTTTTGAGTGATATTTATGAAGTGGCGATAACCCTGTTCAATTTTGCCACCGATTCCCTGCCCTATCGCAACCCGGCCAACCCGGATCCATCTGAATGGGGCGGGACGGCCAGCAAGAAACTTTCCCCGGAATTGCGGCGAATACTGAAAAAAGCCACCGACCCGGATCCCGCCCGGCGCTACTCCTCGGCCGCCGAGATGGCCGCGGAATTCAAAAAACTCGGTCAAGCCTTTGGTGGAACCGAGAAAAAGGGGCGCGGTTTTATTATCGCCCTGGCCCTGGTTACCGTTCTGGTCGTGGCCGCATTCGTGATGCGGGATGAAATCCGGCGGCTGTATGAAGAAAACTTCGGACGAAAGGAAGTCGCCACCCGGACTGTGACGCCGCCGAAGAGAACCTCGGAAACCCCGATCACGATTGATTCCTCGGCCGTCATCGCCGGAATGACCGACAGCACGGCGACTGCAGATTCGATGGCGGCTGTCGTCCCGGATACGATAAAAAAGGAAATCGAAAAACCGGCCGTGGAAAGCTCGACTCCCGGAACCGCCGTGAAAACTCAGGTTGATACCGTCACGAAGAAAACAGCGGAGGAGTCTTCTAAGGAGACTATAACCAAACCGAAAGAGCCCGTCAAAGAACCGGTTAAGCAGACTCCTCAAGAAGAAACAAAGGTGGTTACTCCGCCGGCTGAGAAAAAACCGGAACCGGCTGTAGCCAAAACCGACAGCGTCAAGACCGAGACAACATCTGTCACTAAACCCCCGGAGAAAAAACCGGAACCGCCAAGCACAATTCCGCTCCGCCTGGCGATATCGCCGCGCGGCGATGCGGTTTTAACCGTTAATGGTATCAAGGGGACGCCGGACAGCACGTTCAATATCAAACCGGATGAAGATATTAATCTGGTTGTGGTGCATACGGATTACCCGATTCTGAATAAAACCGTAAAATTATCGGCCGGGGATACCCGGCTGGCGATCGACCTGTCGCGGGAATATGCCGGGACCGATTCGGTCAGTCTTCAAATTGCTCTGGCGCCGCCATCGGACAAGCACGTGGTGGAATTATCCTTCAACGGCCGCCGGCATATGTTGACCGAGTTTCCGGTTTTGAACCTGATTAAATTACAGGGATGGTGGAATCTGAATTCGAGTATCTTTGCCATCGGGGCCGATAAAAAGGGCGAACCCCGGATCGATTCCCTGGTGGTCTTTCCCTATGGAAGCGGACCGCACGGAGCCACCAAAGGCCCCTCGGGACGGATAAAACTCGGCTCGACCGGGGGAAGCGGAATGGCGACCGTTCCGCTGGTGATATTCTGGTCGGAAAAATAG
- a CDS encoding PAAR domain-containing protein, which translates to MPGKPAARVGDPTAHGGTILPSGAPTVLIGGMPAARMGDMHVCPAVNPGTPPPPHVGMQIIATCTSVLIAGMPAARVGDTALCSGPPSSIVSGCMTVLIGDGGGGGGGGGGGAGKKAGAEAEEAEVKEGHYIDAKVVDKGGKPIVGGKYRIKLPDGSETSGPLTGQVKKSGIDEGNCDIALQAITKAAWSEKQAAVGDKVKLQVETAGVKSGTPATLEIFIRDANFADRMLDAIETKLKGDKIEEEWELKVDEKLLKINESKEEQGGYSMPSYYFRAKIGDLLARSGILDYQDYIELKIKDDEGNPVKGAKYKVFLTNGAVRQGTLDDNGYAKVERVPPGQVRVVVDPRT; encoded by the coding sequence ATGCCAGGTAAACCGGCCGCCCGGGTGGGCGATCCCACGGCCCACGGCGGTACCATCCTGCCCTCCGGGGCTCCGACAGTACTGATCGGCGGCATGCCGGCCGCACGAATGGGTGATATGCATGTTTGTCCGGCCGTTAATCCGGGGACGCCCCCTCCTCCTCATGTCGGCATGCAGATCATTGCTACCTGTACATCAGTATTAATTGCCGGTATGCCGGCCGCCCGGGTGGGCGACACAGCCCTCTGCTCCGGGCCTCCATCATCGATAGTTTCCGGATGCATGACCGTTCTTATCGGGGACGGTGGTGGTGGTGGTGGCGGCGGCGGCGGCGGCGCCGGGAAAAAAGCCGGGGCCGAAGCCGAAGAAGCCGAGGTCAAAGAGGGCCACTATATCGACGCCAAAGTCGTGGACAAGGGCGGCAAGCCGATTGTCGGCGGGAAATATAGAATCAAACTACCTGATGGCAGTGAAACCTCGGGGCCCCTGACCGGGCAGGTGAAAAAATCCGGGATCGATGAGGGCAATTGCGATATCGCCCTGCAGGCCATCACCAAAGCGGCCTGGTCCGAAAAACAGGCGGCGGTCGGCGATAAAGTCAAACTCCAGGTGGAGACCGCCGGGGTTAAATCGGGCACTCCGGCCACCCTGGAGATATTTATCCGCGACGCCAATTTTGCCGACCGGATGCTTGATGCGATAGAGACCAAACTTAAGGGGGACAAGATTGAGGAAGAGTGGGAGCTGAAGGTCGATGAGAAATTATTGAAAATAAATGAGTCCAAGGAGGAACAGGGCGGTTATTCCATGCCGTCATATTATTTCCGGGCAAAAATCGGGGATCTTCTGGCCCGGTCGGGAATTCTCGATTACCAGGATTATATCGAGCTGAAGATCAAGGATGACGAAGGAAATCCGGTTAAAGGCGCGAAATATAAAGTTTTTCTTACCAATGGTGCCGTCAGGCAGGGAACGCTGGATGATAACGGTTATGCCAAAGTCGAACGGGTGCCACCCGGTCAGGTCAGGGTCGTGGTCGATCCGAGAACATAG